Proteins found in one Actinokineospora alba genomic segment:
- the ligD gene encoding non-homologous end-joining DNA ligase codes for MATKSPAVELEVGHRTVRVSNPDRVYFPARGETKLDLVNYYLSVGDGIVRALRERPCMLHRFPEGVAGEKVHQKRVPHGAPPWLETVRVEFPRYQRHAYELCVTEVAQVIWAVQMSTVEFHPWNSRRADTEKPDEWRIDLDPGPECDYATVRRVAHVAHEVLDDLGAVGWPKTSGGKGLHIYVRIEPNWGFQDVRRAALAFAHEVERRAPDDVTTTWWRKDRDPTQLFVDYNQNARDHTIASAYSVRGVPEARVSAPIAWNEIDDALPGDFTIATMPARFAELGDLHEGIDDAVFAIDELLEWADRDGVDPGEPDD; via the coding sequence ATGGCAACCAAGTCGCCCGCGGTGGAGCTTGAGGTTGGTCACCGGACCGTGCGGGTCAGCAACCCCGACCGCGTGTACTTCCCGGCCAGGGGCGAGACGAAGCTCGACCTCGTCAACTACTACCTCTCCGTGGGCGACGGCATCGTCCGCGCTCTGCGGGAGCGGCCCTGCATGCTGCACCGCTTTCCGGAGGGCGTCGCGGGGGAGAAGGTCCACCAGAAGCGGGTGCCGCATGGTGCGCCGCCGTGGTTGGAGACCGTGCGCGTGGAGTTCCCGCGCTACCAGCGGCACGCCTACGAGCTGTGCGTCACCGAGGTGGCGCAGGTGATCTGGGCCGTGCAGATGTCCACCGTCGAATTCCACCCGTGGAACTCCCGTCGCGCCGACACCGAGAAGCCCGACGAGTGGCGGATCGACCTCGACCCCGGCCCGGAGTGCGACTACGCCACGGTCCGCCGCGTCGCCCATGTCGCCCACGAGGTCCTCGACGACCTGGGCGCGGTCGGCTGGCCCAAGACCTCAGGCGGCAAGGGCCTGCACATCTACGTGCGGATCGAGCCGAACTGGGGTTTCCAGGACGTCCGCCGGGCGGCCCTGGCGTTCGCCCACGAGGTCGAGCGGCGCGCACCGGACGATGTGACGACGACTTGGTGGCGCAAGGACCGCGACCCCACCCAGCTGTTCGTCGACTACAACCAGAACGCCCGCGACCACACCATCGCCTCGGCCTACTCGGTGCGCGGCGTGCCGGAGGCCAGGGTGTCGGCCCCGATCGCCTGGAATGAGATTGACGACGCACTCCCCGGTGACTTCACTATCGCCACCATGCCCGCCCGGTTCGCCGAACTGGGCGACCTGCACGAGGGCATCGACGACGCCGTCTTCGCCATCGACGAACTGCTGGAGTGGGCCGACCGCGACGGTGTCGACCCGGGGGAGCCTGATGACTGA
- a CDS encoding NADAR family protein produces MTEYLFFWGHRPLPDGRIGKPCLSQWWPAEFTVDGERYPTAEHFMMVGKARLFGDEEIATKIFAAPTPDAAKSLGRKVRGFDDELWTKHRYDIVVRGTEAKFSQNPPLHGYLVGTGNAVLVEASPVDPIWGIGLAADSPDARHPDRWRGLNLLGKALMEVRDRLRQGTPRTMPKSP; encoded by the coding sequence ATGACTGAGTACCTGTTCTTCTGGGGTCACCGACCGCTGCCCGATGGCCGCATCGGCAAGCCCTGCCTGAGCCAGTGGTGGCCCGCGGAGTTCACGGTCGACGGCGAGCGCTACCCGACCGCGGAGCACTTCATGATGGTCGGCAAGGCCCGCCTCTTCGGCGATGAGGAAATCGCCACCAAGATCTTCGCCGCACCCACCCCGGACGCGGCCAAGAGCCTGGGCCGCAAGGTACGCGGCTTCGACGACGAACTCTGGACCAAACACCGCTACGACATCGTCGTGCGCGGCACGGAAGCCAAGTTCAGCCAGAACCCCCCACTGCACGGCTACCTGGTCGGCACCGGGAACGCCGTGCTCGTCGAGGCCAGCCCGGTCGACCCGATCTGGGGCATCGGCCTGGCCGCGGACAGCCCCGACGCCCGCCACCCGGACCGCTGGCGAGGACTCAACCTCCTCGGCAAGGCCCTCATGGAGGTGCGCGACCGCCTGCGTCAAGGTACGCCCAGGACCATGCCCAAGAGCCCCTGA
- the moeA gene encoding molybdopterin molybdotransferase MoeA, translating to MAKRTYTAGEYRDEVAALLPPLPVVELPLADCLGLVLAEDVVAGVSLPPFDNSAMDGYAVRAEDIASAPVTLPVADDIPAGRTDVQPLEPGTAHRIMTGAPLPPGADAVVQVELTDAGTETVHITSAVPAGKHLRRTGEDVVEGVTVLHAGTVIGPPQLGLAAAVGLGTLPVRRPPRVIVLSTGSELVAAGEPLPPGHIYESNSVLIAAAVREIGGNATVLRFVPDDVDKFRAVVAEHAPGADLLITSGGVSAGAYEVVKDALTGHGVEFVRVAMQPGGPQGFGTFLGLPVLTLPGNPVSAALSFELFVRPALLGALGHRVVDRPRAQARATVDMSSPGTKTQYRRARHDDGMVEVMPVGGPGSHLLSAFAASNCLIEIPVGIEQVKAGDKVDLILLD from the coding sequence GTGGCGAAACGCACCTACACGGCCGGGGAGTACCGCGACGAAGTCGCCGCACTCCTGCCGCCGCTGCCCGTCGTGGAACTCCCGCTCGCCGACTGCCTGGGCTTGGTCCTGGCCGAGGACGTCGTGGCCGGGGTGTCGCTGCCCCCCTTCGACAACTCCGCCATGGACGGCTACGCGGTCCGCGCTGAGGACATAGCGTCCGCACCGGTCACGCTGCCGGTGGCCGACGACATCCCGGCGGGCCGCACCGACGTCCAGCCACTGGAGCCGGGCACGGCCCACCGGATCATGACCGGCGCACCGTTGCCCCCGGGCGCGGACGCGGTCGTCCAGGTCGAACTGACCGACGCCGGGACCGAGACCGTGCACATCACTTCCGCTGTTCCCGCGGGCAAGCACCTGCGGCGAACCGGCGAGGACGTGGTGGAAGGCGTCACGGTCCTCCACGCGGGCACCGTCATCGGCCCCCCGCAGTTGGGCTTGGCTGCCGCGGTCGGTCTCGGCACCCTCCCGGTCAGAAGGCCCCCACGCGTCATCGTGCTCTCGACCGGCTCGGAACTGGTCGCGGCAGGCGAGCCCCTGCCACCCGGCCACATCTACGAGTCCAACAGCGTCCTGATCGCTGCCGCGGTCCGCGAGATCGGCGGCAACGCGACGGTCCTACGTTTCGTCCCGGATGACGTCGACAAATTCCGCGCGGTAGTCGCCGAACACGCGCCGGGGGCGGACCTGCTGATCACCTCAGGCGGCGTGAGCGCCGGCGCATACGAGGTGGTCAAGGACGCCCTGACCGGCCACGGCGTCGAATTCGTGCGCGTCGCGATGCAGCCGGGCGGTCCCCAGGGCTTCGGCACCTTCCTGGGACTCCCGGTACTGACCCTGCCGGGCAACCCGGTGAGCGCAGCCCTGTCGTTCGAACTGTTCGTCCGCCCGGCATTGCTCGGAGCTCTAGGACACCGCGTCGTAGACCGCCCCCGCGCACAGGCAAGGGCGACGGTGGACATGTCGTCACCCGGCACAAAGACCCAATACCGGCGGGCGCGGCACGATGACGGAATGGTGGAGGTAATGCCGGTCGGCGGCCCGGGGTCACACCTACTGTCCGCTTTCGCCGCATCGAACTGTTTGATCGAAATCCCGGTGGGTATCGAACAGGTCAAAGCGGGCGACAAGGTAGACCTGATCTTGCTCGATTAA
- the groL gene encoding chaperonin GroEL (60 kDa chaperone family; promotes refolding of misfolded polypeptides especially under stressful conditions; forms two stacked rings of heptamers to form a barrel-shaped 14mer; ends can be capped by GroES; misfolded proteins enter the barrel where they are refolded when GroES binds), with amino-acid sequence MAKLIAFDEDARRGLERGLNILADAVKVTLGPRGRNVVLEKKWGAPTITNDGVSIAKEIELEDPWEKIGAELVKEVAKKTDDVAGDGTTTATVLAQALVREGLRNVAAGADPLSLKRGIEQAVEAVIEQLHKNAKEVETKEQIAATASISAGDTTIGELIAEALDKVGKEGVITVEESNALGMELELTEGMRFDKGYISGYFVTDPERQEAVLEDPYILLFGGKISSVKDLLPLLEKVMQGGKPLLIISEDVEGEALATLVVNKIRGTFKSVAVKAPGFGDRRKAILQDIAILTGGQVISEDVGLKLENADISLLGKARKVVVTKDETTVVEGAGDAEQIQGRVNQIRAEIEKSDSDYDREKLQERLAKLAGGVAVIKAGAATEVELKERKHRIEDAVRNAKAAVEEGIVPGGGVALLQAAEAAFAGLKLEGDEATGANIVRVAVEAPLKQIAINAGLEGGVVVEKVKGLPQGHGLNAATGVYEDLLAAGVPDPTKVTRSALQNAASIAALFLTTECVVADKPEKAGAAPQGDPTGGMDF; translated from the coding sequence ATGGCCAAGTTGATCGCGTTTGACGAGGACGCGCGTCGCGGTCTCGAGCGCGGACTGAACATCCTCGCCGACGCCGTCAAGGTGACGCTCGGCCCCAGGGGTCGCAACGTCGTGCTCGAGAAGAAGTGGGGCGCGCCGACCATCACCAACGATGGCGTCTCCATCGCCAAGGAAATCGAGCTCGAGGACCCCTGGGAGAAGATCGGGGCCGAGCTCGTCAAGGAAGTTGCCAAGAAGACCGACGACGTCGCGGGTGACGGCACCACCACCGCCACCGTGCTGGCCCAGGCCCTGGTTCGCGAAGGCCTGCGCAACGTCGCGGCCGGTGCGGACCCGCTGTCCCTGAAGAGGGGCATCGAGCAGGCCGTCGAGGCTGTCATCGAGCAGCTGCACAAGAACGCCAAGGAGGTCGAGACCAAGGAGCAGATCGCCGCGACGGCGAGCATCTCCGCGGGCGACACCACCATCGGCGAGCTGATCGCCGAGGCGCTCGACAAGGTCGGCAAGGAAGGCGTCATCACCGTCGAGGAGAGCAACGCGCTCGGTATGGAGCTTGAGCTCACCGAGGGTATGCGCTTCGACAAGGGCTACATCTCCGGTTACTTCGTGACCGACCCCGAGCGTCAGGAAGCGGTCCTCGAGGACCCGTACATCCTGCTGTTCGGCGGCAAGATCTCCTCGGTCAAGGACCTGCTCCCGCTGCTGGAGAAGGTCATGCAGGGCGGCAAGCCGCTGCTGATCATCTCCGAGGACGTCGAGGGCGAGGCCCTGGCCACGCTGGTCGTCAACAAGATCCGCGGCACCTTCAAGTCCGTCGCCGTCAAGGCGCCGGGCTTCGGCGACCGCCGCAAGGCGATCCTGCAGGACATCGCGATCCTGACCGGCGGCCAGGTCATCTCCGAGGACGTGGGCCTCAAGCTGGAGAACGCCGACATCTCGCTGCTGGGCAAGGCCCGCAAGGTCGTCGTCACCAAGGACGAGACCACCGTCGTCGAGGGTGCGGGTGACGCCGAGCAGATCCAGGGCCGCGTCAACCAGATCCGCGCCGAGATCGAGAAGTCGGACTCGGACTACGACCGCGAGAAGCTCCAGGAGCGTCTGGCCAAGCTCGCGGGTGGTGTCGCGGTCATCAAGGCCGGTGCCGCCACCGAGGTCGAGCTCAAGGAGCGCAAGCACCGCATCGAAGACGCGGTCCGCAACGCCAAGGCCGCCGTGGAAGAGGGCATCGTCCCCGGTGGTGGCGTCGCGCTGCTGCAGGCGGCCGAGGCTGCTTTCGCGGGCCTGAAGCTCGAGGGCGACGAGGCCACTGGCGCCAACATCGTCCGCGTGGCCGTCGAGGCGCCGCTCAAGCAGATCGCGATCAACGCCGGTCTCGAGGGTGGCGTCGTGGTGGAGAAGGTCAAGGGCCTCCCGCAGGGCCACGGCCTCAACGCCGCGACCGGTGTCTACGAGGACCTGCTCGCCGCCGGCGTGCCGGACCCGACCAAGGTCACCCGCTCGGCGCTGCAGAACGCCGCGTCGATCGCCGCGCTGTTCCTCACGACCGAGTGTGTCGTGGCGGACAAGCCGGAGAAGGCCGGAGCCGCCCCCCAGGGCGACCCGACCGGTGGCATGGACTTCTGA
- a CDS encoding serine hydrolase domain-containing protein, which translates to MRSLGLVEQWPVDNVAVAVIGADGRVLGTHGDQDRVFRLASVTKLLTAYGVLVAIEEGAVEWDQPAGPEGATVRHLIAHTSGLAFDSPTIQAPPGQRRIYSNAGFGVLAEFIHESTGIPFADYLAEGVFAPLGMAASVLVGSAGAGAESTCGDLARFAVELQSPTLVSKELMAEASTVAFPGLNGVLPGYGNQKPNDWGLGFEIRDGKSPHWTGTQSSPRTFGHFGQSGTFLWVDPEAQAACVALADRDFGPWAIEAWTPFTDAVLADLRDGRA; encoded by the coding sequence ATGCGGAGTCTGGGTTTGGTCGAGCAGTGGCCGGTCGACAACGTGGCCGTGGCCGTCATCGGGGCTGACGGGCGTGTGCTGGGGACCCACGGGGATCAGGACAGGGTCTTCCGGCTGGCGTCCGTGACCAAACTGCTCACTGCCTACGGAGTGCTTGTCGCCATTGAGGAAGGGGCGGTCGAGTGGGATCAGCCCGCCGGGCCTGAAGGGGCGACAGTTCGCCACCTGATCGCCCACACCTCTGGTCTCGCCTTCGACTCCCCGACCATCCAAGCACCGCCCGGGCAGCGGCGGATCTACTCCAATGCCGGGTTTGGGGTGCTGGCCGAGTTCATCCACGAATCGACCGGCATCCCGTTCGCCGACTATCTCGCCGAAGGGGTGTTCGCGCCGCTGGGGATGGCGGCGTCGGTGCTCGTCGGGTCGGCGGGGGCTGGGGCCGAGTCGACCTGTGGTGACCTTGCCCGGTTCGCCGTCGAGTTGCAGTCCCCGACGTTGGTGTCCAAAGAGTTGATGGCGGAGGCGTCCACAGTCGCGTTTCCCGGCCTCAACGGGGTGCTTCCCGGGTATGGCAACCAGAAGCCCAATGACTGGGGGCTTGGGTTCGAGATCCGCGACGGCAAGAGTCCACATTGGACCGGCACCCAGAGCTCGCCGCGGACGTTCGGCCACTTTGGACAGTCCGGGACGTTCCTGTGGGTCGATCCCGAAGCCCAGGCGGCCTGTGTCGCGTTGGCCGACCGGGACTTCGGGCCGTGGGCGATCGAGGCGTGGACGCCCTTCACCGACGCCGTGCTAGCTGATCTCCGGGATGGGCGGGCCTAG
- a CDS encoding serine/threonine-protein kinase — protein MSEDLTGRRLGHYRIDGVLGKGGMSVMYRATDVRLGRKVALKVIAEHLTEDPEFRERFVDEARNTSAIDHSNVVPLYDFGEVDGLLYIAMRLVEGADMASLVKDGPMAPQRAISLLSQVAEALDNLHERGLVHLDVKPANVLVTSRESATEHVYVADFGLTRRGATGHRTRGGDFLGSPTYAAPEHLRGEPVDGRTDAYSLACVLFACLSGRPPFQGQVSEVIQGHLNREAPRLTEFAPGLPPAIDDVVRRGMSKQPGQRYASCRELIAAARQALSAPARPAPQQQQRPVQQQTFQQFPTPPRQPQQSSHAEPVRLRPPVPAGAAAFGKERGGNRWIAPVLVGLVAIGLIIGAIVVLSPKESGPGGGGTSTTGPSIPVGPGESGSPSGSSKPTTRKTLPSISLVAPPSN, from the coding sequence GTGTCGGAGGACCTTACTGGGCGTCGCCTGGGGCATTACCGCATCGACGGAGTGCTCGGCAAGGGCGGAATGAGCGTGATGTACCGCGCCACCGACGTCAGACTCGGGCGCAAGGTCGCGCTGAAGGTCATCGCCGAACACCTCACCGAGGACCCGGAGTTCCGTGAGCGGTTCGTCGACGAGGCGCGCAACACCTCGGCCATCGACCACTCCAACGTCGTGCCGCTCTACGACTTCGGTGAGGTCGACGGGCTGCTCTACATCGCGATGCGGCTCGTCGAGGGCGCCGACATGGCGAGCCTGGTCAAGGACGGCCCGATGGCGCCGCAGCGGGCGATCAGCCTGCTCAGCCAGGTCGCCGAAGCCCTCGACAACCTGCACGAACGCGGCCTGGTGCACCTCGACGTCAAGCCGGCCAACGTGCTGGTCACCTCGCGTGAGTCGGCCACCGAGCACGTCTACGTCGCCGACTTCGGCCTGACCCGGCGCGGCGCCACCGGCCACCGCACCCGCGGCGGCGACTTCCTCGGCTCGCCGACCTACGCCGCCCCCGAGCACCTGCGCGGTGAGCCGGTCGACGGCCGCACCGACGCGTACTCGCTGGCCTGTGTCCTGTTCGCCTGCCTCAGCGGCCGCCCGCCCTTCCAGGGGCAGGTGTCCGAGGTCATCCAGGGCCACCTCAACCGCGAGGCCCCGCGGCTGACCGAGTTCGCCCCCGGCCTGCCGCCGGCGATCGACGACGTCGTGCGACGCGGCATGTCCAAGCAGCCCGGCCAGCGCTACGCCAGCTGCCGTGAGCTGATCGCCGCCGCCCGCCAGGCGCTGTCCGCACCGGCCAGGCCCGCTCCCCAGCAGCAGCAGCGGCCCGTGCAGCAGCAGACGTTCCAGCAGTTCCCGACGCCGCCACGACAACCGCAGCAGAGCTCCCACGCCGAGCCGGTGCGGCTGCGCCCGCCCGTCCCGGCCGGCGCCGCGGCCTTCGGCAAGGAGCGCGGCGGCAACCGCTGGATCGCTCCGGTGCTGGTCGGGCTGGTCGCGATCGGTCTGATCATCGGCGCGATCGTGGTCCTCTCGCCGAAGGAGTCCGGCCCCGGTGGTGGCGGGACGTCCACGACCGGTCCCTCGATCCCGGTCGGACCGGGTGAGTCCGGTTCGCCGTCGGGCAGCTCCAAGCCCACGACGCGCAAGACGCTGCCGTCCATCTCGCTTGTGGCGCCGCCCTCCAACTGA
- a CDS encoding AIM24 family protein: MQVRTRHTPAFGVARLMLAPGEAVQADYSALLATSFGVLVDQRRGGGRSKGRPTVFTAPAEGGWVDVAPALPGEVYALDLDGTAGWCVARGVGLAVASTLRVDPSWPNFHTLFGAEHGFLEHVSGVGTMVLAVCGALDVATLEPGEAITVDPASVLAYSDGTQCRLRAVSQSGPQSVRTGEGLMLDIAGPGRLLTQTRTPRAMAGWLAR, encoded by the coding sequence GTGCAGGTTCGTACACGGCATACCCCCGCTTTCGGGGTGGCACGCCTCATGTTGGCGCCAGGCGAAGCGGTTCAGGCCGACTACTCGGCGCTGCTGGCCACCAGTTTCGGTGTGCTCGTCGATCAGCGTCGTGGGGGCGGCCGGTCCAAGGGCAGACCCACGGTCTTCACCGCGCCCGCCGAGGGTGGCTGGGTCGACGTCGCCCCCGCCCTGCCCGGTGAGGTCTACGCGCTCGACCTGGACGGGACCGCGGGCTGGTGCGTCGCCCGCGGCGTCGGGCTCGCCGTCGCGAGCACCCTGCGGGTCGATCCGAGCTGGCCCAACTTCCACACCCTCTTCGGCGCCGAGCACGGCTTCCTCGAACACGTCAGCGGCGTCGGCACCATGGTCCTCGCCGTCTGCGGCGCCCTCGACGTGGCGACCCTGGAACCCGGCGAGGCGATCACGGTCGACCCGGCGAGCGTGCTGGCCTACAGCGACGGCACCCAGTGCAGGCTGCGCGCGGTCAGCCAGTCCGGCCCGCAGTCGGTGCGCACCGGCGAGGGATTGATGCTCGATATCGCCGGTCCGGGCAGGCTCCTCACCCAGACCAGGACCCCCCGGGCGATGGCGGGCTGGCTCGCCCGCTGA
- a CDS encoding LppU/SCO3897 family protein: protein MSNPVDQEQSQAEPKRRKSLPIWVIALVAALVLAGVGFGAYQVFFADDTAAPGECASVSGTDDAAKLTIVDCAEKSATFKVALKKDKAETSCPEGAYRELRDEKNLICLMPNFVAGTCYESDEANQAFKVGSCESPEAIKITKVINGTTDPSGCPNSNGLGYPEPKTVFCIETPGVS from the coding sequence ATGAGCAACCCCGTTGACCAGGAGCAGTCCCAGGCCGAGCCCAAAAGGCGCAAGAGCCTGCCGATCTGGGTCATCGCCCTGGTCGCCGCCCTCGTCCTGGCCGGTGTGGGCTTCGGCGCCTACCAGGTGTTCTTCGCCGACGATACGGCCGCGCCGGGCGAGTGTGCCTCGGTGAGCGGCACCGACGACGCCGCGAAGCTGACGATCGTCGACTGCGCCGAGAAGTCCGCCACCTTCAAGGTCGCGCTCAAGAAGGACAAGGCCGAGACGAGCTGCCCCGAGGGCGCCTACCGCGAGCTGCGTGACGAGAAGAACCTGATCTGCCTGATGCCGAACTTCGTCGCGGGCACCTGTTATGAGTCCGACGAGGCCAACCAGGCGTTCAAGGTCGGCTCCTGCGAGAGCCCCGAGGCCATCAAGATCACCAAGGTGATCAACGGCACCACCGACCCGTCCGGCTGCCCCAACAGCAACGGCCTGGGCTACCCGGAGCCGAAGACGGTGTTCTGCATCGAGACGCCCGGCGTTTCCTGA
- a CDS encoding o-succinylbenzoate synthase yields MADDVRVYAIAMRTKFRGITVREGMLLRGPAGWGEFCPFWDYDDAESAPWLASAREAADLGWPAPVRDRIPVNCTVPVVSPERAAEIVAGSGCRTAKVKVADPGSSLSDDCDRLAAVRDALGPGGLIRVDANGAWDVDTAVRAIRDLDKAAGGLEYVEQPSRTIEELAAVRKRVDVRIAADESIRRAEDPLRVAVAGAADIAVLKVAPLGGVRRALAVAEACGLPCVVSSALETSVGLAAGIALAAALPELDHACGLATLSLLTADVTTHPLRPVDGYLTVPTSPPTPDATPHVTDEIETRWHARLARVAHSSK; encoded by the coding sequence GTGGCTGACGACGTGCGGGTGTACGCGATCGCGATGCGGACGAAGTTCCGCGGCATCACGGTTCGCGAGGGGATGCTCCTGCGAGGACCCGCGGGGTGGGGCGAGTTCTGCCCGTTCTGGGACTACGACGACGCCGAGTCCGCACCCTGGCTCGCCAGCGCCCGGGAAGCCGCCGACCTGGGCTGGCCCGCCCCGGTCCGTGACCGGATCCCGGTGAACTGCACGGTCCCGGTCGTCTCCCCCGAGCGCGCCGCGGAGATCGTCGCCGGGTCGGGCTGCCGGACCGCCAAGGTCAAGGTCGCCGACCCCGGCTCGTCGCTGTCGGACGACTGCGACCGCCTCGCCGCCGTCCGCGACGCGCTGGGCCCGGGCGGCCTGATACGGGTCGACGCGAACGGCGCGTGGGACGTCGACACGGCGGTCAGGGCGATCCGCGACCTGGACAAGGCGGCGGGCGGGCTGGAGTACGTCGAGCAGCCGTCGAGGACGATCGAGGAACTGGCCGCGGTCCGCAAACGGGTCGACGTCCGAATCGCCGCCGACGAATCCATCCGCCGCGCGGAAGACCCGCTGCGGGTCGCGGTGGCGGGGGCCGCGGACATCGCGGTCCTCAAGGTCGCCCCGCTCGGCGGCGTCCGGCGCGCGCTCGCGGTGGCGGAGGCGTGCGGCCTGCCCTGCGTGGTGTCATCGGCCCTGGAGACCAGCGTCGGCCTCGCTGCGGGCATCGCCTTGGCGGCCGCGCTGCCGGAGCTGGACCACGCCTGCGGCCTGGCCACCCTGTCCCTGCTCACCGCGGACGTCACGACCCACCCGCTGCGCCCGGTCGACGGCTACCTGACCGTCCCCACCAGCCCACCGACCCCCGACGCCACGCCGCACGTCACCGACGAGATCGAGACCCGCTGGCACGCCCGCCTCGCGCGAGTCGCCCACTCCAGCAAGTGA
- a CDS encoding DNA repair helicase XPB encodes MTDGPLIVQSDKTLLLEIDHPSSKDARMAIAPFAELERAPEHIHTYRVTPLALWNARAAGHDAEQVVDALETYSRYPVPQPLLIDIVDTMGRFGRLTLQNSPVHGLVMTSIDRAVLEEVLRNKKISPMLGARIDQDTVIVHPSERGRLKQLLLKVGWPAEDHAGYVDGEAHAISLVQDGWELRDYQRMAVDSFWAGGSGVVVLPCGAGKTLVGAAAMAQAQATTLILVTNTVSGRQWKRELIARTSLTEEEIGEYSGERKEIRPVTIATYQVVTRKTRGEYRHLELFDSRDWGLVVYDEVHLLPAPVFRMTADLQSRRRLGLTATLVREDGREGDVFSLIGPKRYDVPWRDIEEQGWIAPAECTEVRVTLTENERLEYATAEPETRYKLCSTAKTKLPVVQSILDRHPGEPTLVIGAYLDQLEELGEALNAPIIQGSTKNKEREALFDAFRKGELPTLVVSKVANFSIDLPEASVAVQVSGTFGSRQEEAQRLGRLLRPKGDGRQAHFYSVVARDTLDTEYAAHRQRFLAEQGYAYRICDADDLLGPPIPEIS; translated from the coding sequence GTGACCGACGGCCCCCTGATCGTGCAGTCCGACAAAACCCTGCTGCTGGAGATCGACCACCCCAGCTCGAAGGACGCCCGAATGGCCATCGCGCCGTTCGCCGAACTGGAGCGCGCGCCGGAGCACATCCACACCTACCGGGTCACCCCGCTGGCCCTGTGGAACGCCCGCGCCGCGGGCCACGACGCCGAACAGGTCGTCGACGCGCTGGAGACCTACTCGCGGTACCCGGTGCCGCAGCCGCTGCTGATCGACATCGTCGACACGATGGGCCGGTTCGGGCGGCTGACCTTGCAGAACAGCCCCGTGCACGGGCTGGTCATGACGTCCATCGACCGCGCGGTCCTCGAAGAGGTGCTGCGCAACAAGAAGATCTCCCCGATGCTGGGGGCGCGCATCGATCAGGACACCGTGATTGTGCACCCGAGCGAGCGCGGCAGGCTCAAGCAGCTGCTGCTCAAGGTCGGCTGGCCCGCCGAGGACCACGCGGGCTACGTCGACGGTGAGGCGCACGCGATTTCGCTGGTGCAGGACGGCTGGGAGCTGCGCGACTACCAGCGGATGGCGGTCGACTCATTCTGGGCGGGCGGGTCCGGTGTCGTCGTGCTGCCGTGTGGGGCGGGAAAAACGCTGGTCGGGGCGGCCGCGATGGCACAGGCGCAGGCCACGACGCTGATCCTGGTGACGAACACGGTGTCGGGCAGGCAGTGGAAGCGGGAGCTGATCGCGCGGACGTCGCTGACGGAGGAGGAGATCGGCGAGTACTCCGGCGAGCGCAAGGAGATCCGCCCGGTCACCATCGCGACCTACCAGGTCGTCACCCGCAAGACCCGCGGCGAGTACCGGCACCTGGAGCTGTTCGACTCCCGCGACTGGGGTCTGGTGGTCTACGACGAGGTCCACCTGCTGCCCGCGCCGGTGTTCCGGATGACCGCCGACCTGCAGTCCCGGCGTCGGCTGGGCCTGACGGCGACCCTCGTGCGGGAGGACGGCCGCGAGGGCGACGTGTTCTCCCTCATCGGCCCGAAGCGCTACGACGTGCCGTGGCGTGACATCGAGGAGCAGGGCTGGATCGCGCCCGCCGAGTGCACCGAGGTCAGGGTGACGCTGACGGAGAACGAGCGGCTGGAGTACGCCACGGCCGAACCCGAGACCCGTTACAAGCTGTGCTCCACGGCGAAGACCAAGCTGCCCGTCGTCCAGTCCATTTTGGACCGACACCCGGGCGAGCCCACCCTCGTGATCGGCGCCTATCTCGACCAGCTGGAGGAACTCGGCGAGGCCCTCAACGCCCCGATCATCCAGGGCTCGACGAAGAACAAGGAGCGGGAGGCGCTGTTCGACGCTTTCCGCAAGGGTGAGCTGCCGACCCTGGTGGTGTCGAAGGTCGCCAACTTCTCCATCGACCTGCCGGAGGCGTCGGTGGCGGTTCAGGTGTCCGGCACCTTCGGCTCACGCCAGGAGGAAGCCCAGCGTCTCGGAAGGCTGTTGCGCCCCAAGGGAGACGGCCGACAGGCGCACTTCTACTCGGTGGTCGCCCGAGACACCCTCGACACCGAGTACGCGGCGCACCGGCAGCGCTTCCTGGCGGAACAGGGTTACGCCTACCGAATCTGCGACGCTGACGACTTGCTAGGCCCGCCCATCCCGGAGATCAGCTAG